One stretch of bacterium DNA includes these proteins:
- a CDS encoding B-box zinc finger protein: MSPGEHVCPNHPASTVVGVCMNCGRLVCSECRTRVDGRNVCPECAAELEARAGRWKSVSRIAVLALVGLALGYWLTRPGELPPEVQRLEEVSGAVERFHSDVGRWPAGLGELVNKPAGEGGEDETGEEGETGEEGATGGEGATGEGETGGEATGWTGPYLGDERFLKDGRPTDVHGHPLEYGADERGVWLATAGEDGEWQTDLAAIGPEEDPGGDDLLLWVYVEEGASD, encoded by the coding sequence ATGAGCCCCGGCGAACACGTCTGCCCGAATCATCCCGCGAGCACGGTCGTCGGGGTCTGCATGAACTGCGGCCGCCTGGTCTGCTCCGAATGCCGGACCCGGGTGGACGGACGCAACGTCTGTCCCGAGTGCGCGGCCGAGCTGGAGGCGCGCGCGGGGCGGTGGAAGTCGGTGAGTCGGATCGCCGTCCTGGCCCTGGTGGGGCTCGCGTTGGGGTACTGGCTGACCCGCCCCGGGGAGCTCCCGCCCGAGGTCCAACGCCTGGAGGAGGTTTCGGGGGCCGTCGAGCGCTTCCACTCCGACGTGGGCCGCTGGCCGGCGGGGTTGGGGGAGCTGGTAAATAAACCCGCGGGCGAGGGGGGAGAGGACGAAACGGGGGAAGAGGGCGAAACGGGGGAAGAGGGCGCGACGGGGGGAGAGGGCGCGACGGGGGAGGGCGAGACGGGTGGGGAGGCGACCGGCTGGACCGGTCCCTACCTGGGCGACGAGCGTTTTTTAAAAGATGGCCGACCCACCGATGTCCACGGACACCCCCTGGAGTACGGCGCGGACGAGCGCGGAGTCTGGCTCGCCACCGCCGGCGAGGACGGGGAGTGGCAGACCGACCTCGCCGCGATAGGCCCGGAAGAGGACCCCGGCGGCGACGACCTGCTCCTGTGGGTTTATGTTGAGGAAGGCGCGTCGGATTAG